The Nitrospirota bacterium genomic interval TATCTGTGTGCATTGTACTACCCCTAAAGGGTCCCCCAGTATATGCAGAAGAGACACAAAAAACAGATACGAATAAGCTTGATGAGGTAATAGAAAAGGTCATCGCAGCCGAGGAAAGAGAGGGTCAACAGCCACAGAAATTTACAGGACAGAGGATATCGCTTGACTTTCAGGATGCCGATATTGTTAATGTGCTCCGCTTGATCTCTGAGGTAAGTGGTTTGAATATCGTCATCAGCCCTGATGTAAAGGGGAAGGTCAGTATAAAGATGTCAAGTGTTCCATGGGATCAGGCACTTGATACGATACTTAAGACTTATGGTCTTGGGCAGATAAGGGAAGAAAATATAATCAGGATTGCCCCACTGACAGCTATTGCCAAGGAAAGGGAGGCTGAGCTAAAGGCAGAGGCGTTGATTACAAGAGTTATTCCAGTAAATTATGTAGATGCCAGAGAACTCTCAGATACAATCGGTAAGGCAAAGATACTCAGTGAGAGAGGAAGTGTTGGTGTTGTGCTACCTGCAAAGGATGCAAGGGCTACAGGTGTTGTGGTTAAAGATATAGCAGAAAAGGTAGAAGAGGTCGAATCACTTGTAAAGAAAGTAGATAAACCCGCCCCTCAGGTCTTGATAGAGGCAAGGATTGTAGAGATGACCTCTACCTTTGAAAGACAGCTCGGTATACAGTGGGGAACAGAGGTTGTAGGTAAGGACCTCGGGAAAGGACACACAGTGAGAGGAGGGATACTTACTCCAACGAGAACTGATACAGCGACCTATGGTGGCTCACTAATTAGCAAGCCGACTACACCCTCTACTACTGATCCGTCCTCTTATCCTACAAATTATGCGGTTAATCTCCCTGTAACAGGGACCCCATCTGGAGCGCTTTCCCTTACACTCGGAAGATTGGCAGGGACATGGCAGCTTGATGTCCAACTTTCTGCGATGGAGAGTATGGGTGAGGGGAAGATAATCTCTACCCCTAAGGTAATAACACTTGATAATCAAAAGGCTACGATAAGGCAGGGCAAAAGGGTTGCGTATGAAACAACATCAGCCGAAGGGACTAAGGTAGAGTTTGTAGATGCCGACCTCTCACTTTCTGTTACTCCCTCCATCGCACCAGAGGGATTTATATCTATAAAGATAGAGACAAAAAAGAATGAGCCTGACTTCACGAAGACACTTGGTAGTGGTGCACCTGCAACGATAGATACAAAAGAGGCGTCCACACAGATCCTTATCCGTGATGGTGATACAATCGTTATTGGTGGAATCCTTAAGAAAACTAAGAGCGATACAACTACAGGTGTTCCCCTTCTTCACAAGATACCTCTCCTCGGATGGCTTTTTAAGAGGGAGTTAACCTCAGATTCAACAACAGAACTCTTAATCTTCATTACACCACGGGTAATAAAAACAACATAGATGCTTAGATATCTTACTTCAGGAGAGTCCCATGGTAGGGCGATTATCGGCATAATCGAAGGGATTCCCACCGGATTATCTTTAGACGCCACATCAATAAATAAAGAACTCGCAAGAAGACAGATCGGCTACGGCAGGGGTCTCCGCATGAAGATTGAAAAAGACACCGCTGAAATACTCTCAGGCGTTAGATGGGGTGAAACTATCGGGAGTCCTATTACCATCGTAATAAAAAACAGAGACTGGGATAACTGGCAGGATGGTTTATCTCCTGAGGTAGGATGTAAAGGTTCGATACCTCCTGTAACTATCCCTCGACCTGGACACGCTGACCTCTCAGGGGCTATAAAATATGCCCAGAAAGATATAAGAAACATCCTTGAGCGTTCGAGTGCAAGGGAGACTGCTGTTCGTGTTGCTATTGGAGCTATAGCAAAGAGGCTGATTGAGGAGTTTAATATTAAGGTTTTAAGTCATGTTATAGAGATTGGTGGAATAAAGGCAGACTTGAAGAATAAAAGTATTGAGGAGATAGAGAGAAATGCAGAGAGATCTGACGTAAGGTGTGCAGATAAGACTACCTCAATAAAAATGAAGATGAAGATAGACGAAGCAAAAAAGAAAGGTGACTCAGTTGGAGGGGTATTCGAGGTCATAGTTACCGGTATTCCCGTTGGTCTTGGTAGCCATGTTCACTGGGATAGAAAACTGGATGCAAGGATAGCTGCTGCTGTGATGAGCATTCAGGCGATAAAGGGTGTTGAAATAGGAGCAGGTTTTGAGGTTGCGAGAAAGTTTGGTTCAAAAGTGCATGATGAGATATTCTACCAGTCACCAGTCACCAGTCACCAGTCACCAGTATGGGGTTTTTATAGAAAGACGAACAATGCAGGTGGGATAGAAGGTGGAATTACCAATGGTGAGAATATAATTATAAGGGCTGCCATGAAACCTATACCTACACTGAAGAGCCCATTAAAATCCGTTGATATTATAACAAAAAACTCGATTGAAGCTACCTATGAAAGATCAGATATATGTGCTGTGCCTGCAGCTGGTGTTATTGGAGAGGCGGTCGTTGCCTTTGTTATAGCAGATGCAATGATCGAAAAGTTTAGTGGGGATAGTATTTCTGAGATGAAGAGGAATTACGATGCATACATGAAATATATGAAAGGATTTTAAAGTTTGAGAAGAAATATAATATTGACAGGCTTTATGGGGACAGGGAAAACCGAAGTGGGCAGACTGATGGCTCAAATGTTAGATTTTCAGTTTGTTGATACCGATCAGATTATAGAAGAAAGACAGGGCATTACGATAAGGGAAATATTTGACAGGTATGGTGAACCATATTTTAGAAACATAGAGCGGATGGTAGTAGAGGATGTGTCAAGAGGGAAGGGTCAAGTTATAGCTACAGGTGGTGGCGTTGTTCTCGACAGAAGGAATATGGTCAATTTGAAACGGGCAGGTCTTGTCGTATGCCTTTGGGCTTCACCCAGCACTATATATGAAAGGTCAGCAGGGAATAGCGATCGACCTCTTCTAAATACTGCTGATCCAATGAAGAGGATAAAAAACCTTCTCAAAGAAAGGGACGCTTATTACAAACAGGCAGATATATCTATTGATACAACAGGTAAATCTCCTGAGATGGTGGCATCAGAGGTCATCAGAAGGACGGAAGTGTTCGAGTCAAGGGTTATAGTGGCGCTTGGAGACAGGAGCTACGATATAATTATCGGGAGAGGCATACTCTCTAATATTGGAACTGTAGCAGAAAGGTTTGATGCCAGCAAGGTAGCTATAATATCTAATCCTACGGTATTCACCATTTATGGTGATGTTGTCGTAAGATCTTTTAACGAGGCTGGATATGAAACCCTTACTTTCATGGTAGGAGATGGGGAAGAATACAAGACGCTCGATACTGTAAGCCATCTATACGATGAACTGCTTTCAGCCAAACTTGACAGAAAATCAGGCATTATTGCTCTTGGAGGTGGTGTTGTTGGTGACATCGGTGGTTTTGTGGCTGCCACCTATATGCGTGGGATATCATATATACAAGTTCCTACTACCCTCCTCGCACAGGTTGATAGCTCTGTTGGAGGTAAAACAGGTGTGAATCATCCACTCGGCAAGAATATGATAGGGGCATTTTATCAGCCAAAACTTGTCTGGATAGATATAAAGACACTAAATACCTTACCTGAAAGAGAGTTCAGGGAAGGATTAGCAGAGGTTATAAAGTACGGCATGATAGCTGATGAAAATTTCTTCTCCTACCTCGAGGAAAATATCGAAAAGTCAATATTGCTTCAGGAAGATGTCCTGAGCCGTGTTATAGAGAGGTCATGCGAGATAAAGGCAGATGTGGTCTCGAGAGATGAAAGAGAGTCCGGGTTAAGATCAATTCTGAACTTCGGGCATACAATTGGACATGCCATAGAAACAGTTACCGATTACAGGACATACAGACACGGAGAGGCAATTTCAATAGGCATGGTTGCTGCTGCGAGGATTGCACACCGTCTTGGATTGTGCAATAGTGATGTTGTCATACGATTGAAGAATCTTATTGAGCGTGCTGGACTTCTAACAGAACTATCAGATATTAACCCTGAAAGGATTATCAAAGGTATGGAGATAGATAAGAAATCTACTCATAGAAGGCTGAGATTTGTGCTACCAACGGCTATAGGGAATGTGATTGTAAAGGAAATAGAGGATTACAGCCTAATAAAAGAAATACTTGCTCAATAAATGGGTATATTCAATATGGCGATACTAAATCTTACTAAATATGAAAATCAAGCACTGGATGAACTTATTGCTACTTTAAAGGCAGATTGGCCTCTTGCAAGATTTATAGTATTTGGCTCTAAGGTAAAAGGTATGGCTGATGAAGAGTCGGACATTGATATTCTAATAATACTCCCCTGTAAAGTTACTGGAGAGTTAAGACACCATATAATACAAAAGGTTTTTGATGTGAACCTTACTTATGGAAGTAACATAAGTGTGCTTATAGTTTCTGAAGATGAATGGGAAAGAGGGAATATATCCATTTTGCCTATTCATGCCTTCATTGAGGAGGAAGGCATCCCTTTATGAAGAAGGAAGGAAATATAAGGAAAGGATATTGAGCGAACAAGAGGTGATTTTGTGAAGAAGGATGCATGGGTATTCATTGAGCATATCTTAGAATGCACAGAGCTGATAAAATAGATCTGAAAGCGAGGTTGGATATCAGATGGCGGTCCGCACTCTTGACAGCGAGCATCTAAAAGAGTTTTGCAAAAGAAACGGCATTACATTTATGGCCGTGTTCGGGTCGTTCGCACGGGGGGATTTCGACCTGGAAAGTGATGTTGATCTTCTGGTCAGGTTCTCCGGGCGCAAGAGCCTGATAGACATTGTTAGGCTCGAAAGAGAACTCTCTGAGTCCCTGGGTAAGAAGGTCGAGCTGCTTACGGAGGCATCTATAAGCCCCTACCTGAAAGAGAGGATACAGAGGGAACTGAGGGTAATCTATGAATGAAAAGGATGACACAGTATACCTGAAGCATATTCTTGACGCTATCCAGAGAATCGAGGATTATTCTTCGGGTGTTGATGAGGAGATATTCAAGTCCCCTCTGCTTCATTATCCTGTACGTCTCATATCTCGTTATCTCTATGCTGTGCCTGTATCTCATCAACGCCCATATCTTCTTGTGGCCGTATTCTTGGTCAGAAAAAGATAGCTTCTCTATCATCTCCTTTTTGAATGGCTCTATCTCCTTTGTAGCCTTCTCTTTCTTCTGATAGTCCCTCAGCCCGTAAACCTTCCGGTAATACTCTGTTCTCGGAAGCCCAAGTATAAAGTAGGACATCGTAAAGAAGTATACAAATAAACTTTTACCTTCCCAGCCTTACACTTCACCACTACCTCCAATATCTATCTCTCTTCCTTCTACTTCTTCGCCATCTAACTGGTAAGTATCTCTATACCTATCTAACACAATGAGCCTAAAAAATATTGACACAGATAAAGAGTCATGATAGAAATTATCCATGAAGCAAGGGATAACTATCAATAAGGGTATATCAGGCAAATTAATAGTTTCATTTCCTTACAGTCCGCTTTTTGTCCAGAAAATTAAGACTATCAAAGGCCACAGATGGCATCCAGATGAAAAATACTGGAGCTTTCCTAATACTGATGGAACCCTGGAGAAGATTCTAAAGGTCTTTGAAGGTGAAAAGATACATATAGACCCTTCCCTGCAGAATGTCATCACCGCTTTACAACCTAATAATTACGACATTACATCTTTTAAAACAGAAAAAGAAGTCCCCTCACCCCTTGTGGGAGAGGGTAAGGGCGAGGGGGACTTTGAAGACCTAAGAAGAGAACTCCTTTCAAGAAAATACAGCTATAAAACAGTAAAAGGCTACATCTTCTATAACAGAGATTTCCTAAAATTCGTAAAACGAAAACCTTCTGAGATTAATGACAATGAGATAAAAGATTACCTCCTATACCTTGCTGAAGAAAAACATGCTGCAACTTCCACATTAAATCAGGCCATTAACGCCCTTAAGTTTTACTATGGAACAATGCTTAAGAAGAAGTTTGTCTATGAGGTCAGGAGGCCGAGAAAGGACAAGAAACTGCCCGTGGTTCTAAGCAAACCCCGTTAGAAATTAAACGATTATGCGACCTTATTATACATATGTAATCCAGAGCGAAAAGGATGGACAATGGTATACTGGATTCACTAATGATATAAGAAAGCGTATTCAAGAAGATAATAAAGGTCTTGTTTTCTCAACCAAGGGCAGGTGTCCATGGCGGCTAATATATTACGAAGGCTGCCTTAATGAAAAAGATGCAAGGGCAAGAGAGGAATACTTAAAATCAGGGATGGGAAAACGATATATAAGAAATAGATTAAAGTTCTTCCTATGCAAAGAGATATAATTAAATTTCTAACGGGGAAAGAAGAAATTGCAAAAATCATTAATTCGGTAGATAATCTAAAACATAGGGCAATCCTGATGCTCGTTTATTCTGCGGGATTAAGAGTTGGAGAAGTAGTAAGATTGAAATCCGATGATATAGACAGCAGAAGGATGTTGATACATGTAAAAGGTGCTAAAGGCAGAAAGGACAGATATACAATGCTTTCTGAAACGGCACTTGCCGTGTTAATGGATTACTGGAAGGCATACAAGCCTGAAAAGTGGTTATTTGAGGGTGCAAGGGTAGGCTTGCCTGCATGATTGCGCAAGCAGGTAGGTATTTGTCAACAAGGACTGTTGAGAAGATATTAGAGCATGCCTGTAAAAAGGCAGGCATAAAAAAAGAGGTATCAGTACATTCCCTCCGCCATAGCTTTGCGACACATTTATTGGAGAGCGGAACAGACTTGAGATACATACAGGAACTATTAGGGCATGCACACAGCAAAACAACCGAAATATATACTCATG includes:
- the pilQ gene encoding type IV pilus secretin PilQ, coding for MRRKNRCQPIISAIIISVCIVLPLKGPPVYAEETQKTDTNKLDEVIEKVIAAEEREGQQPQKFTGQRISLDFQDADIVNVLRLISEVSGLNIVISPDVKGKVSIKMSSVPWDQALDTILKTYGLGQIREENIIRIAPLTAIAKEREAELKAEALITRVIPVNYVDARELSDTIGKAKILSERGSVGVVLPAKDARATGVVVKDIAEKVEEVESLVKKVDKPAPQVLIEARIVEMTSTFERQLGIQWGTEVVGKDLGKGHTVRGGILTPTRTDTATYGGSLISKPTTPSTTDPSSYPTNYAVNLPVTGTPSGALSLTLGRLAGTWQLDVQLSAMESMGEGKIISTPKVITLDNQKATIRQGKRVAYETTSAEGTKVEFVDADLSLSVTPSIAPEGFISIKIETKKNEPDFTKTLGSGAPATIDTKEASTQILIRDGDTIVIGGILKKTKSDTTTGVPLLHKIPLLGWLFKRELTSDSTTELLIFITPRVIKTT
- the aroC gene encoding chorismate synthase, producing the protein MLRYLTSGESHGRAIIGIIEGIPTGLSLDATSINKELARRQIGYGRGLRMKIEKDTAEILSGVRWGETIGSPITIVIKNRDWDNWQDGLSPEVGCKGSIPPVTIPRPGHADLSGAIKYAQKDIRNILERSSARETAVRVAIGAIAKRLIEEFNIKVLSHVIEIGGIKADLKNKSIEEIERNAERSDVRCADKTTSIKMKMKIDEAKKKGDSVGGVFEVIVTGIPVGLGSHVHWDRKLDARIAAAVMSIQAIKGVEIGAGFEVARKFGSKVHDEIFYQSPVTSHQSPVWGFYRKTNNAGGIEGGITNGENIIIRAAMKPIPTLKSPLKSVDIITKNSIEATYERSDICAVPAAGVIGEAVVAFVIADAMIEKFSGDSISEMKRNYDAYMKYMKGF
- the aroB gene encoding 3-dehydroquinate synthase: MRRNIILTGFMGTGKTEVGRLMAQMLDFQFVDTDQIIEERQGITIREIFDRYGEPYFRNIERMVVEDVSRGKGQVIATGGGVVLDRRNMVNLKRAGLVVCLWASPSTIYERSAGNSDRPLLNTADPMKRIKNLLKERDAYYKQADISIDTTGKSPEMVASEVIRRTEVFESRVIVALGDRSYDIIIGRGILSNIGTVAERFDASKVAIISNPTVFTIYGDVVVRSFNEAGYETLTFMVGDGEEYKTLDTVSHLYDELLSAKLDRKSGIIALGGGVVGDIGGFVAATYMRGISYIQVPTTLLAQVDSSVGGKTGVNHPLGKNMIGAFYQPKLVWIDIKTLNTLPEREFREGLAEVIKYGMIADENFFSYLEENIEKSILLQEDVLSRVIERSCEIKADVVSRDERESGLRSILNFGHTIGHAIETVTDYRTYRHGEAISIGMVAAARIAHRLGLCNSDVVIRLKNLIERAGLLTELSDINPERIIKGMEIDKKSTHRRLRFVLPTAIGNVIVKEIEDYSLIKEILAQ
- a CDS encoding nucleotidyltransferase domain-containing protein, whose translation is MAILNLTKYENQALDELIATLKADWPLARFIVFGSKVKGMADEESDIDILIILPCKVTGELRHHIIQKVFDVNLTYGSNISVLIVSEDEWERGNISILPIHAFIEEEGIPL
- a CDS encoding nucleotidyltransferase family protein, which encodes MAVRTLDSEHLKEFCKRNGITFMAVFGSFARGDFDLESDVDLLVRFSGRKSLIDIVRLERELSESLGKKVELLTEASISPYLKERIQRELRVIYE
- a CDS encoding IS3 family transposase — protein: MSYFILGLPRTEYYRKVYGLRDYQKKEKATKEIEPFKKEMIEKLSFSDQEYGHKKIWALMRYRHSIEITRYETYRIMKQRGLEYLLINTRRIILDSLDSVKNMLQVYCVILFIHRLPSVPSVSSLSGRGL
- a CDS encoding site-specific integrase; amino-acid sequence: MKQGITINKGISGKLIVSFPYSPLFVQKIKTIKGHRWHPDEKYWSFPNTDGTLEKILKVFEGEKIHIDPSLQNVITALQPNNYDITSFKTEKEVPSPLVGEGKGEGDFEDLRRELLSRKYSYKTVKGYIFYNRDFLKFVKRKPSEINDNEIKDYLLYLAEEKHAATSTLNQAINALKFYYGTMLKKKFVYEVRRPRKDKKLPVVLSKPR
- a CDS encoding GIY-YIG nuclease family protein — translated: MRPYYTYVIQSEKDGQWYTGFTNDIRKRIQEDNKGLVFSTKGRCPWRLIYYEGCLNEKDARAREEYLKSGMGKRYIRNRLKFFLCKEI
- a CDS encoding tyrosine-type recombinase/integrase — protein: MQRDIIKFLTGKEEIAKIINSVDNLKHRAILMLVYSAGLRVGEVVRLKSDDIDSRRMLIHVKGAKGRKDRYTMLSETALAVLMDYWKAYKPEKWLFEGARVGLPA
- a CDS encoding tyrosine-type recombinase/integrase is translated as MSTRTVEKILEHACKKAGIKKEVSVHSLRHSFATHLLESGTDLRYIQELLGHAHSKTTEIYTHVSTRSIGKIKSPLDTLNLKKEGDE